Proteins encoded together in one uncultured Desulfobacter sp. window:
- the mutS gene encoding DNA mismatch repair protein MutS, which produces MVKKKQTPMMAQYLAIKETCQDAILFYRMGDFYEMFLEDAVKAAGILEIALTSRNKNDPEPVPMCGVPYKAADLYIAKLIAKGCKVAVCEQVEDPSQAKGLVKREIIRVITPGMVLNDSLLDRGTNNFLVALSKTSEHAGLACIDISTGSFTTCQVKRTSGGIPYTLLDEALKLSPKEVLLPDSFKSDPAMAVIRKTFSHVEITYLDNYTFRSDNARQLLTEQFATRSLEGFGIERMPACISAAGAAISYVRDTQLADTNHIYKINSYNLNDFMVIDDRSCKNLELLTNIQTQSPKGSLIHILDKTVTAMGGRLIKQWIRYPLVDKALIQQRLGAIEELIGAPAAHQALGDLLKSVYDLERLGSRISMGQGNARDMLSLKNSLSVLPDLFKEIKAFESPILNGEGLDEKQSLVQELEALAQLISKAIREDAVHVLNEGNLINDGYSPELDELLAITRDGKSWIAKTEKKEKENTGLSSLKIKYNKVFGYFIEVSKAQSAQVPDHYIRKQTLVNAERFITQDMKAVEDTIFNAQERRNALEYEIFCTVREKVAQRAKDILTMAQFVAAVDVVQGLARAAVENAYVKPKINDDRCIDIQDGRHPVVEKLIQGERYVPNSISLDDTQCQQILITGPNMAGKSTVLRQVALTVLMAQMGSFVPAAASSICITDRIFTRVGALDNLSSGQSTFMVEMEETANIVNNATEKSLVILDEIGRGTSTYDGMSIAWAVAEYLHDLNGKGVKTLFATHYHELLQLEEIKPRIKNYNIEVKEFDDNIVFLRSLVKGGTNRSYGIQVARLAGVPDDIIDLAKSVLASAEHHPMTPVPSARPVKKKKGTKKRNTSGQMNLFGPSDDDLRQMLHNVDIAQMTPLDALNFLNELKGKVEA; this is translated from the coding sequence ATGGTCAAAAAAAAACAAACACCCATGATGGCTCAATATCTGGCCATCAAAGAAACCTGTCAGGACGCCATACTTTTTTACCGAATGGGGGACTTTTATGAGATGTTTCTCGAGGATGCCGTTAAGGCAGCCGGCATCCTTGAAATCGCATTAACCTCCCGGAATAAAAACGACCCCGAACCCGTTCCCATGTGTGGTGTGCCTTACAAGGCAGCCGATCTTTATATTGCCAAACTCATTGCAAAGGGCTGTAAGGTCGCGGTGTGTGAGCAGGTGGAGGACCCCTCCCAGGCCAAGGGGCTTGTCAAACGCGAAATTATCCGGGTCATCACCCCAGGCATGGTCCTCAACGATTCCCTTCTGGACCGGGGAACCAACAACTTTTTGGTTGCACTCTCCAAAACATCCGAGCACGCAGGTCTTGCCTGCATTGACATCTCCACAGGCAGCTTTACCACCTGCCAGGTAAAACGAACTTCGGGGGGCATCCCATACACTCTTTTAGACGAAGCCTTAAAACTGTCCCCCAAAGAGGTGCTTCTACCGGACAGCTTCAAGTCCGATCCGGCCATGGCCGTCATCAGGAAAACATTTTCCCATGTTGAAATCACTTATCTGGACAACTATACGTTCCGCTCTGACAATGCCCGGCAGCTTCTGACAGAACAATTTGCCACCCGCAGCCTCGAAGGATTCGGCATTGAACGTATGCCGGCCTGCATCTCTGCCGCAGGCGCCGCCATATCCTATGTGCGAGATACACAGTTGGCGGACACCAACCATATTTATAAAATCAATTCATATAACCTTAATGACTTTATGGTTATTGATGACAGGTCCTGCAAAAACCTTGAGCTGCTGACCAATATCCAGACCCAGAGCCCCAAAGGCTCTTTGATTCACATTCTGGATAAAACTGTCACGGCCATGGGCGGCAGGCTGATTAAACAGTGGATCAGATACCCTTTGGTGGACAAAGCCCTGATACAACAGCGACTTGGTGCGATAGAAGAACTAATTGGCGCACCCGCCGCCCACCAGGCACTCGGCGACCTGCTTAAATCCGTATATGATCTTGAACGGTTGGGCTCTCGCATTTCCATGGGTCAGGGCAATGCCCGGGACATGCTTTCCCTTAAAAATTCGCTGTCTGTGCTGCCGGACTTGTTCAAGGAGATCAAAGCATTTGAAAGCCCGATCCTCAACGGTGAAGGCTTGGACGAAAAACAGTCCTTGGTTCAGGAATTAGAAGCGCTGGCCCAATTGATCAGCAAAGCCATCCGGGAAGATGCCGTTCATGTGCTCAACGAAGGCAACCTGATCAATGACGGATACAGCCCGGAACTGGACGAGCTTTTAGCGATCACCCGGGACGGGAAATCCTGGATTGCAAAAACAGAGAAGAAAGAAAAGGAAAATACAGGGCTCTCCTCGCTCAAAATTAAATACAATAAGGTGTTCGGGTATTTCATTGAAGTATCCAAAGCGCAGTCTGCCCAGGTACCTGACCACTATATCCGGAAACAGACCCTTGTTAATGCCGAGCGGTTTATCACCCAGGACATGAAAGCGGTGGAAGATACCATATTCAATGCCCAGGAACGCCGAAACGCCCTGGAATATGAAATTTTCTGCACGGTCAGAGAGAAAGTGGCCCAACGGGCAAAGGATATTCTGACCATGGCGCAGTTTGTTGCCGCCGTCGACGTGGTCCAGGGACTTGCCAGGGCTGCCGTTGAAAATGCCTATGTAAAGCCTAAGATCAATGATGACCGCTGCATTGATATCCAGGACGGCAGGCACCCGGTGGTGGAAAAACTCATCCAGGGGGAACGGTATGTGCCCAATTCCATTTCCCTCGATGACACCCAGTGTCAGCAGATTCTGATCACCGGGCCCAACATGGCCGGCAAATCCACGGTGCTGCGTCAGGTGGCCTTAACAGTACTCATGGCCCAAATGGGATCGTTCGTGCCGGCGGCCGCATCTTCCATCTGCATCACCGACCGGATATTCACCCGGGTGGGGGCACTGGACAATCTCTCCTCCGGACAGAGTACATTTATGGTTGAGATGGAAGAAACCGCCAATATTGTCAATAATGCCACGGAAAAAAGCCTGGTTATCCTGGATGAAATCGGCAGAGGCACATCTACCTACGACGGCATGAGCATTGCCTGGGCCGTGGCCGAGTACCTGCACGACTTGAATGGCAAAGGGGTAAAAACCCTTTTTGCCACCCATTACCATGAACTGCTCCAGCTTGAAGAGATCAAACCCCGGATCAAAAACTATAATATTGAGGTCAAGGAATTCGATGACAACATTGTGTTTCTTCGCAGCCTTGTCAAAGGGGGAACCAACCGCAGTTACGGCATCCAGGTGGCACGCCTGGCAGGCGTGCCCGATGATATCATTGACCTTGCCAAATCAGTCCTGGCATCTGCAGAACACCACCCCATGACACCTGTGCCTTCGGCACGGCCCGTCAAAAAGAAAAAAGGGACTAAAAAAAGAAACACAAGCGGTCAGATGAACCTGTTCGGTCCCTCGGACGATGATCTGCGGCAAATGCTGCACAATGTGGATATTGCCCAAATGACTCCCCTTGACGCTTTGAACTTCCTAAATGAACTCAAAGGCAAGGTTGAGGCATGA
- a CDS encoding N-acetylmuramoyl-L-alanine amidase: protein MTPATAARIPGAPGYIKGVWEKDIVLKLATTLAEKLRSRLNCEVLLTRTTDRKLTLEERTAIANTQRADLFISMHCNAAKSKKLSGIETYILNLATDEQAIAVAARENATSKKNISDLAYILNDLMKHAKIEESTRLANDVHKAMITGMKKKYGKIRDLGVKQAPFYVLLGARMPAILIESSFISNKTECKRLMTDAYRNDICKTIADGIEKYINATNPQHI from the coding sequence TTGACCCCGGCCACGGCGGCAAGGATCCCCGGCGCGCCTGGATATATTAAAGGCGTATGGGAAAAGGATATTGTACTCAAACTGGCAACGACCCTTGCCGAAAAACTGCGCAGCCGGCTGAACTGCGAGGTATTGCTCACCCGGACCACAGACCGAAAATTGACCCTGGAAGAGCGTACCGCCATTGCCAATACCCAGCGGGCTGATCTGTTTATCTCTATGCACTGCAATGCCGCAAAAAGTAAAAAACTGTCCGGCATAGAAACTTATATCTTGAATCTGGCCACGGACGAACAGGCCATTGCCGTGGCTGCCAGGGAAAACGCCACATCCAAAAAAAATATATCGGATCTGGCCTATATCCTCAATGATTTGATGAAGCATGCCAAGATTGAAGAATCCACACGTCTTGCCAATGACGTCCATAAAGCGATGATTACAGGCATGAAAAAAAAATACGGCAAAATCCGTGATCTGGGAGTTAAGCAGGCGCCGTTCTATGTACTGCTTGGCGCACGGATGCCTGCAATCCTCATTGAATCTTCCTTTATTTCCAACAAAACCGAATGCAAACGCCTGATGACCGACGCCTACCGCAATGACATCTGCAAAACCATTGCCGACGGGATAGAAAAATATATCAATGCAACGAATCCCCAGCACATATAA